The proteins below come from a single Cannabis sativa cultivar Pink pepper isolate KNU-18-1 chromosome 3, ASM2916894v1, whole genome shotgun sequence genomic window:
- the LOC115709135 gene encoding serine/threonine-protein kinase AFC2 isoform X2, with protein MIKMAIVMHDLHMIHTDLKPENILLVSSDYVKVPDYKSSSRSPKDSSYFKRVPKSSAIKVIDFGSTTYERQDQTYIVSTRHYRAPEVILGLGWSYPCDIWSVGCILVELCTGEALFQTHENLEHLAMMERVLGPIPQHMLKRVERPAEKYVRKGRLDWPEGATSRESIKAVQKLHRLQNLVMQHVDHSAGDLIHLLQGLLRYEPSERMTAREALRHPFLSRDHFRR; from the exons ATGATAAAAATGGCAATCG TCATGCATGACTTGCATATGATTCACACTGACCTGAAGCCTGAGAACATTCTTCTTGTCTCTTCGGACTATGTTAAAGTTCCTGATTATAAG AGTTCATCTCGGTCACCAAAGGATAGTTCCTACTTTAAACGAGTTCCAAAGTCAAGTGCCATCAAGGTGATTGATTTTGGTAGCACAACATATGAGCGTCAGGATCAGACTTACATTGTCTCAACCCGACATTATCGTGCTCCAGAGGTGATTCTTG GACTTGGATGGAGTTATCCTTGTGATATATGGAGTGTTGGTTGTATTTTAGTTGAGTTGTGCACG GGTGAGGCTTTGTTTCAAACCCATGAGAATTTGGAGCATCTTGCCATGATGGAACGTGTTCTTGGCCCAATTCCGCAGCATATGTTGAAGAGAGTAGA GCGACCTGCTGAGAAGTATGTCAGAAAAGGTAGATTGGATTGGCCAGAAGGTGCAACCTCAAGGGAGAGTATTAAAGCTGTTCAGAAGCTTCATCGTCTTCAG AACCTAGTAATGCAGCACGTGGACCATTCTGCTGGCGATCTCATTCATCTATTGCAAGGGCTTCTTAGGTATGAACCTTCTGAAAGAATGACTGCTCGTGAAGCTTTAAGGCATCCATTTCTGTCAAGGGATCACTTTAGAAGGTAA
- the LOC115709135 gene encoding serine/threonine-protein kinase AFC2 isoform X1: METERVTEFPLSHLDRRPRKRARLGWDVPQAPKAQVGMLCGQEIGNFSSFASLNAPSDQNCSSLFLKGVSRNGSPPRREDDKDGHYMFELGENLTSRYKIQSKMGEGTFGQVLECWDREKKEMVAIKIVRGIKKYREAAMIEIEVLQQLGKHDKNGNRCVQLRNWFDYRNHICIVFEKLGPSLYDFLRKNNYRSFPIDLVREIGRQLLDCVAFMHDLHMIHTDLKPENILLVSSDYVKVPDYKSSSRSPKDSSYFKRVPKSSAIKVIDFGSTTYERQDQTYIVSTRHYRAPEVILGLGWSYPCDIWSVGCILVELCTGEALFQTHENLEHLAMMERVLGPIPQHMLKRVERPAEKYVRKGRLDWPEGATSRESIKAVQKLHRLQNLVMQHVDHSAGDLIHLLQGLLRYEPSERMTAREALRHPFLSRDHFRR; encoded by the exons ATGGAGACGGAGCGCGTGACTGAGTTTCCCCTTTCACACTTGGATCGGCGACCAAGAAAGAGGGCGCGATTGGGCTGGGATGTTCCTCAGGCCCCAAAG GCTCAGGTAGGAATGTTATGTGGACAAGAGATTGGAAATTTTTCAAGCTTTGCATCTTTGAACGCACCCTCAGATCAAAATTGTAGTTCTCTGTTTCTTAAGGGAGTTTCTCGTAATGGTTCCCCGCCACGGAGAGAGGATGACAAGGATGGCCATTACATGTTTGAGCTTGGAGAAAATTTAACATCCCGCT ATAAGATCCAGAGTAAAATGGGTGAAGGTACCTTTGGTCAGGTTTTAGAATGCTGGGACAGAGAGAAAAAGGAGATGGTTGCCATAAAAATTGTTCGTGGAATTAAGAAATACCGTGAAGCAGCTATGATTGAAATTGAAGTTCTGCAACAACTCGGAAAACATGATAAAAATGGCAATCG TTGTGTGCAATTACGGAACTGGTTTGACTATCGTAACCATATCTGTATT GTCTTTGAGAAGCTTGGACCAAGCTTATACGATTTTCTACGCAAAAACAATTACCGCTCATTTCCCATTGACCTTGTCCGTGAGATTGGCAGACAACTGTTGGATTGTGTAGCAT TCATGCATGACTTGCATATGATTCACACTGACCTGAAGCCTGAGAACATTCTTCTTGTCTCTTCGGACTATGTTAAAGTTCCTGATTATAAG AGTTCATCTCGGTCACCAAAGGATAGTTCCTACTTTAAACGAGTTCCAAAGTCAAGTGCCATCAAGGTGATTGATTTTGGTAGCACAACATATGAGCGTCAGGATCAGACTTACATTGTCTCAACCCGACATTATCGTGCTCCAGAGGTGATTCTTG GACTTGGATGGAGTTATCCTTGTGATATATGGAGTGTTGGTTGTATTTTAGTTGAGTTGTGCACG GGTGAGGCTTTGTTTCAAACCCATGAGAATTTGGAGCATCTTGCCATGATGGAACGTGTTCTTGGCCCAATTCCGCAGCATATGTTGAAGAGAGTAGA GCGACCTGCTGAGAAGTATGTCAGAAAAGGTAGATTGGATTGGCCAGAAGGTGCAACCTCAAGGGAGAGTATTAAAGCTGTTCAGAAGCTTCATCGTCTTCAG AACCTAGTAATGCAGCACGTGGACCATTCTGCTGGCGATCTCATTCATCTATTGCAAGGGCTTCTTAGGTATGAACCTTCTGAAAGAATGACTGCTCGTGAAGCTTTAAGGCATCCATTTCTGTCAAGGGATCACTTTAGAAGGTAA